ATTTCTACGATGTTAGGGAAGGAGTATGCCACCAGGTACTACCTGAAAAAGGACACGTAATCCCTGGGGAAGTAATTGTAGGAACAGACTCTCACACCTGCACTCATGGGGCATTAGGAGCATTTGCAACTGGAATCGGTTCAACAGATATGGCAATGGTATTCGCCACAGGAAAACTCTGGTTCAAGGTCCCGGAAACCATAAAATTCGAAATAGAAGGCAAACTCGGCCAACATGTCTACTCCAAGGATGTTGTTTTAAACATCATTGGACAGATAGGGGCCGACGGTGCGACCTACCAGGCCTGTGAATTTGGAGGGGAAACCACCCGCAACATGTCAGTATCCCAGCGCATGGCACTGTGTAACATGGCCATAGAAATGGGAGGCAAAACTGGAATGGTGGAAGTGGATGAAAAAACCATCAAATACCTGAAAGGACGCACCAACAAACCTTACCAAGCTTTCACAACTGATGAAGATGCAGATTCACTCACTACAATGTATGTGAATGTAAATGACCTGGAACCACAGATAGCCTGCCCCCATAATGTGGACAATGTAAAACCAGTGAGTGAAGTGGAAGGAACACCTATAGATCAGGTATTCCTGGGATCATGTACCAATGGGCGCCTGGATGACCTACAAGTGGCTGCAGAAATCCTGAAAGGAAAACAAATATCCAATGATGTTCGGATGCTGGTAATACCTGCCTCCCGTGAAATATACCGCCAGGCACTGGATGAGGGGCTAATGAACATATTCGTGGATGCTGGTGCCCTGGTGTGCAACCCCTGCTGTGGACCCTGCCTGGGTGGCCACGTAGGACTCCTGGGACCTGGAGAAGTAAGTCTGTCCACATCCAACCGAAACTTCAAAGGCAGACAGGGAAGCCCTGAGGCAGAAGTCTACCTTAGTTCAGCTGCAGTAGCCGCAGCATCAGCACTCAAGGGAGAAATAACAGATCCAAGATAAGAAACTGTTAGAAAACCTGATTATTGCTATAAAAGTTTCAATCGATA
This portion of the Methanobacterium sp. Maddingley MBC34 genome encodes:
- a CDS encoding homoaconitate hydratase family protein/3-isopropylmalate dehydratase, large subunit (PFAM: Aconitase family (aconitate hydratase)~TIGRFAM: 3-isopropylmalate dehydratase, large subunit; homoaconitate hydratase family protein), with the translated sequence MAMTMAEKILAKAAGLNETVAGDIVMANIDVAMTHDLTGPLSVESFQKIGVEKVWDPEKIVVLFDHQVPADSLEAAQNHIFMREFVDKQGINNFYDVREGVCHQVLPEKGHVIPGEVIVGTDSHTCTHGALGAFATGIGSTDMAMVFATGKLWFKVPETIKFEIEGKLGQHVYSKDVVLNIIGQIGADGATYQACEFGGETTRNMSVSQRMALCNMAIEMGGKTGMVEVDEKTIKYLKGRTNKPYQAFTTDEDADSLTTMYVNVNDLEPQIACPHNVDNVKPVSEVEGTPIDQVFLGSCTNGRLDDLQVAAEILKGKQISNDVRMLVIPASREIYRQALDEGLMNIFVDAGALVCNPCCGPCLGGHVGLLGPGEVSLSTSNRNFKGRQGSPEAEVYLSSAAVAAASALKGEITDPR